From a single Oncorhynchus tshawytscha isolate Ot180627B linkage group LG33, Otsh_v2.0, whole genome shotgun sequence genomic region:
- the LOC112231130 gene encoding NADH dehydrogenase [ubiquinone] 1 alpha subcomplex subunit 2 — protein MAASVVRGIGSNLAKNLREIRLHLCQTSPASQGARDFVEQHYVELKKANPTFPILIRECSGVQPKLWARSDFGKESSVALDNMNADQVAKVLETVVTS, from the exons ATGGCCGCTTCCGTAGTAAGAGGTATTGGCTCTAACCTTGCTAAAAACCTTCGAGAGATTCGTCTACATTTGTGCCAGACATCGCCTGCGAGTCAAGGAGCAAG GGATTTTGTGGAACAGCACTATGTGGAACTGAAGAAGGCAAACCCCACATTCCCCATCCTCATCAGGGAGTGCTCAGGTGTTCAGCCTAAGCTTTGGGCAAGATCTG ATTTTGGTAAGGAGAGTAGTGTGGCCCTTGACAACATGAATGCTGACCAAGTGGCTAAGGTGCTGGAGACAGTTGTGACATCATAA